The Terriglobus sp. TAA 43 sequence ATGCTTTCACTTCACCGGATGCGGCGCTGTATGCGCTAAAGCTCACGTTGAGTGCGAGTGTTTGCTACATCCTTTACAACGCGGTGGCCTGGCCGGGTATTCTGACCTGCGTTGTGACCGTGCTTTTTACGGGACTGACTTCGACCGGCGCGATGAAGCAGAAGCAACTGTATCGCTTATTTGGCGCGGCCATTGGTGGCGCGCTGGCGATTCTTGTGGAATCGCTGCTGTTTCCGAACATGGACTCAATCACATCGCTGGTGCTGGTCACGGGGTCCGTCTGCCTTCTGTCGGCTTGGGTATCACGCAGCCCTCGCATTGGTTATACGGGCGTGCAGATTGCCTTCGCGTTCTTCATTACAGATCTTTCGGGATTTGGTGCGGCAAGCCAGATTGCACCAGCGCGCGATCGCGTGTTCGGCATTGCACTGGGCATCCTTGTGATGTTGTTTGTGTTTGACCAGATATGGCCTGTGCGTACGTCGCATGCGCTTAAGGTGATACGGAATCGCGTGGTTCATAATGCGGACGCAATGACTGCATCGGCAAAGGCTCCCGCGATGTCTGCGATGCGCGCGGAGGTATCCGCTGATCTTGCGACCATGCAGACACTACTCCAATCTGCATGGTTTGATTTTGGCAAGGATTATCGCGAGGAGTTGGTACGCAGCAGCCGGTTGGGGCGCGAGACGGAAGCGGCCGCTGCACGCTTTTACAGCAACATGCAGCAGGCGCTGGAAAGCCACTCGCGTTAAGCCTGTGCGAGACCGCCCTGGGCGGCCAGGAAAGAATCGAGCAACGCTTTGTCACGGAAGGCTTCGGTGCCGCCGGAGCGCTGCGTCGATAAAGCACCGCAAATGTTGCCGCAACGCGCAGCAGCCGCAGGTGACATACCGCGAAGATAGCCGAAGAGAAATCCTGTGTTGAAACTATCGCCTGCGCCGACAGTATCGACCGGCGTAACGGGTACTGGTGCGATTTCCTGCACGACACCAGCGGAGCGAACGAGTGCTCCACGGCTCCCGCACTTCACTGCAACGAGTGGCACGATGTTTCCGAGTATTTCAATCGCGGCTTCTGCTGAAGTGGTGCGCGTCATACGGCGAGCTTCATCTTCGTTGGGCATAAAGATATCCACGAGAGGAAGCACGGTATCCAGAAGATCTTCCCAGCGGTCGTCGGGATCGTCATTTGTATCAAGGGAGGTCGTCAGCCCTGCAGACTTCATGCGACGAAAGAGTTCAGGCACGTCAAGACGAAGTGCGGTCTGAAGATACAGCGACGAGAGATGGAAGTGGTGTGCGTTCGACAGATAATCCAGATCGAGATCAGCCAGCGACATCTTCGCCATGGTGCCGGGATAGGTGAGGGTGTGGCGCTCTTTACCATGCGGCAGCATCAGCGTTACGCCGGTACTGCAGACATCGGTGTGGCGAACGCCACCGAGATCAACATGTGCCTCACGCAGGCGTTGCAGAGCAATTTCGCCAAGCGGATCCGAGCCTACGAGAGTTGCCATAGTGACAGAGATGCCGAGCGTGGAAAGATTGTGCGCAAGGATGGCGGACGAACTGCCAAGTGTCATGGCGAAGTTATCCGCAAGCAGTTCCCTTTCGCAGGGCATCACTTCTGGAAGGCCGTAGAGCACGAGGTCGAGATTGATTTCGCCGGCGATAGCTACATCGAAACGTTTATTGCTCATTAAGACTGCTCCGCTGCTGCGCCGTGAAGCTGAAACTTCTGCACGACGCGATTGATTACGCCGCTTTCAGAAGGTGCGTCTGGCTTTAACCCTTCGTGCAAGCAGCGATAGAACGCGAGCACCTGTCCTGCAGCGACGTGAAGCAATGAATGGAATGCGACGGATATTTGCGAAAAGACTTCGCTTTCAATCACGATGTCTTCCTTGTGAACCAGTTCGCGCGGCACACTGGAACCGATAAAGATTTTCGCCGCGCCCAGTTCTTTCGCATTGAGTTCTCTGATGAGGTCTTCTTCGTACGCGCGAACAAGTGGCTCGGCCGATAGGAAGCACACGATCAATGCGTCTTTGTGAATAGCGCTCATGGGCCCGTGGCGCAGGCCGAGATACGTTTCTGCCACGGTCATCACGCGCCCCGCGGTCATCTCTGTCATTTTCAAAGCAGCTTCGCGTGCTGCGCCGAAAGTGGCTGGATCAGCGAGGTAGAAGACACGAGAGCATGTTTGCAGTGACGACGTATAGAAGCTTTCGAATGCTGTGGTGAGGATGGTTTCCGCAGCAGTGGCGAGCTTTTCCGCAGAGGATACATAGGCTTCTGCGTCGGCATGCGATGCCATACCAATGGCTGCCAGCACCATGTTGGTGAAGCTGCTGGTCATAACCAGGCTACGGTCATTGGTGCGTGCGTCCAGCGTAAGAGCCTTCAGACGGCCATCGCGGGCTGCGGTCTTTGCAAGTTTCCCCTCAGCATTGCACGTGATTGCAAGCTGACGAATTCGCTCATCGTCATGCAGCATGGCCTTAAGCGCGCCAGCACTCTCTGGGCTGTCACCGGAACGCGCAAAGTGGATCATCAACGCTGGTCGTGACTGTGGCAGGACGGAAATGCTATCCGTCAGCAAGGCACCTGAACCGATGGATTGCGCGGTGATCGGAAACAATCGTTGAAAGGCTGTGCGGGCACATTCCGCGGCGTATTCGGAACTGCCAGAGCCAGTAAGAAGGACAGCTTGTAGCCCATCGAGAACAGCCGTGTAATGCGGTAGCGCAGCCTTCACTCTGCTTACAGTCTCACGCCATGTTTCGGGCTGTTGCAGTATCTCTCGCAACGTGTCGCGCAGTCCGTCTTTCTGTTCTGCGCGCTGAAGTAGCTCTGTGATAGTGGATGATTGCGACCACGAAGATGCGTTGCTGCCGGAAGACAATGCGGTGACTCCAAGGACGGGATAGGCTCGCAAAATTCATGAGCCACTCAGGAGCAAGGATAACGCAGCGCAGCATTCTCGATGGGTTTGCGTAGCACATCTGCTGTTGTATCTGCTTTACTTACACTTGCCGCGACAGCAGGCTGGAGGACGGAGCGCACCCATGACGGAGCAGGACAAGTTTGTTGCATTGGTAAGTGCCACCGCGGAGGTTTCGCTCCCGCTGGGCGAGTTTCAGCCGAAGTCGGCACTTGTGACACCGGACAATACGCCTTTGATGCCGCGCTTTCCTGTGATCGATTATCACAATCACCTCGACTCCATGCAGCCTGAAGATGTGTTGCGCATCATGGATAGCTGCGGTGTGGAGCACATCATCAACATCACCATGAAGGTGGGCGATGAGGCCATTGCCATCCTTGATCGCTATCACTCTGCGTCACCTCGCTTCTCCAGCATTGGATGGATGGACTGGTCTGGTGTGGAGCGCGATGACTTCGTCAATGTCACGGCCGATCGTCTGAAGCGGCTTGTGGATCATGGGATTGTCGGCATCAAGTTCTGGAAAGACATGGGCCTTACCATCCGCGGCAAGGATGGCAATTTATTGCGCATTGATGATGAGCGCTGGATTCCCATCTTTGAAGAATGCGAAAAGCTGCAATTACCGGTTATGTTTCATACGGCTGACCCGACGGCATTTTTTGATCCGATTGATCGTTTCAATGAACGCTATGAGGAGTTGGCGGCGCACCCGGACTGGGGATTCAGCGATTCGCCGGTGCCGAAGCGTGCGTTGCTGGAGCAGCGCAATCGTGTGATTGCACGGCATCCCGGCATTACGTTTGTGGGCGCACACTGCGCGGAAAGCAGCGAGGATCTGGGCTATCTGTGCGAACAGATGGATGCCCTGCCGAACCTGATGGTGGACATCAGCGCGCGTGCTTCTGAGTTGGGGCGGCAGCCGTTCCGCGCTCGGGAGTTCTTCCTGAAGTATGCCGACCGCATCCTGTTTGGCAGCGATCTCCTGCCAGAGACAGAGATGTATCGGCTGTATTACCGCATGTTGGAAACAGCGGATGAGTACTTCCCCTATCCTTCGCATGCTTCACGACAGGGCCGATGGAATATCTATGGCCTGTCGTTGCCGGACGATGTTCTGCGCAAAGTGTATCGAGAGAACGCGCTGAAGCTGTTGCCGAAGGTGTCGTAAGTTACTGCGCGGGATGGCCGCTGAGCGATGCAGGATATCGTTGCAGCGGCCCGACGATGGGACGTGCGTATTCAAGGAATGCATCGTTCACGGCGAGGCCGTCGTGACGCAGCCATTCCTTCGGTATGGCGCGATGCTGGCCTGCTACTTCTGTAAGCGGTATCAATTCAAAGGCTGGATCACTACCGACGGAACACAAAGAAACCATGTAACCGCTGGCTCCTGCGGCCAGAGCGCGAACGCATTCGCGGCCGGTGAGTTCTGCATCAGCACGATCCTGCAAGGAAACATACGGCGATGCGGACCGAGCGATGAGACCGGGCTTTTCATTGCGGCAGCGAAGGCCCAGACGCTCTGCCAGCAAGCCGGCCAGATGCTGGGCAACTCCACCGATGAGAGGACGCAAGGGTATCTTGCCACCGGAGGGCGGCACCTGTTCAAAGACCGGCGTGCCATCGGCATAACAGGTTCCCTCCGATACGACGGCAGAGGCCCAGCCGATGCGCTTCACGGTAGCGTCTACGCGTTGCAGAAAATCGTCCATCACAAAGGGGATTTCCGGGATGCAAACGATGTGTGGTGCATCGTCAGAATGCTGCTTTGCCAGCACGGAAGCTGCGGCCAGCCAGCCAACATCGCGCCCGAGCGTCTCCATAATGGAGACTGGCTGCGGCAGGGATTGCAGGTCCATGGAAAGGTCAACCATGGACTGCGCGACGTAACGAGCGGCGCTGCCGAAGCCCGGACAACGATCGGTTGCATTGATGTCGTTGTCGATGGTCTTTGGCGCACCCATCACCTGCAGAGCGAGGCCGCGTGAAGCGCAGTACTCCTGGAAACGTTGCGCTCCGCTCATGGTGCCGTTGCCACCCAGAAAGATCATGTGGCCAATGCCGTGCGATTGCAGCACCTGGATGCAACGATCGAGATCTTCCCCTGAGGGCTTGAAGCGCGACGTTCCGAGTGAAGCGCCGGGGCTGAGACGGATGCCTTCCAGTGCGTCTGGCGTCAGCGAGGTGAGGTTGATCACATCGCCACAGGAAAGGCCCTTCATGCCAAAGCGCGCGCCGTAGATGCTGCTGAAGCGAAGCTGCTGCGCTTCAGCAACAATGCCTGCGAGGCTTGCGTTAAACACAGCAGTGGGCCCACCGCCCTGCACAATCATCAGACCATCGGTATGCATGGCTCCCATGCTACGACGCAGGATGCCAAACGAACAGGACTATGTTGTCATTACAGAGCTTCGTATGCTTCGATCTGCTGAAGCGTGTACTGCTGCATGTCCTCACCTGCCGCATGGGCACGGAACCAGTCGAGCGTCCAATCCAATGCATCAGCAAGATGCAGACGTGGACGCCAACCGAGTTCGGCACGCGCACGGCTGGAATCAAGTTTGAGATAACCCGCTTCGTGCACACCAGCATCTTGGTCCAACACCCACCTGGCATCGTTGGACCACGTCTTTGCAAGATGATCTGCAATCCACGATACGGGACGTGCATCATCGTCACTAGGACCGAAGTTATACGAGGTAGCGTATCGGGTAGCATCCGGCTGCAGCAGATGTTCGGCAAGACGGATGTATCCCGCCAAAGGCTCCATCACGTGCTGCCAGGGGCGAATGGCATGAGGACGGCGGATGAGCACAGGCTCGCCTTTGAGGAAGCCTCGCACCAAGTCCGGGATGAGACGATTATCTGACCAGTCACCACCGCCGATAACATTACCCGCACGTGCCGTTGCTATGGCAACGCGATGTTCACTCCACTTCTCTACCGGAAAATACGACTGGCGATATGCGGCGGACACAATCTCCGCACACGCCTTCGAGCTGGAGTAGGGATCATAGCCGCCGAGCGGATCGGTTTCACGATATCCCCAGTGCCATTCCTTGTTTTCGTAGCACTTGTCTGTCGTCACGGAGACAACAGCACGCACCGAAGGCGTGCGACGCACTGCATCTAACAACCGCGCTGTGCCAATCACATTGGTTTCATAAGTGCCAATGGGATCGACATACGAGGCACGCACCAGCGGTTGCGCGGCGAGATGAAACACCACCTCCGGTTGAAACTCGGTGACGGCTTTTTCGAGTTGTGCACCATTGCGAAGATCACCGCGCACGTCTTCTACACGCGAAGGAATCCGCGCAGCTTCGAGCAGGCTGGGATTCGTATACGGATCCAGCGCATAGCCACGTACATTTGCGCCTAGCCGAGTAAGCCAAAGGGCAAGCCATCCGCCCTTGAACCCAGTGTGGCCGGTCAAAAAGACACGGCGTCCTGCCCACTTGCTGCTTGCTGTCACGGATTTCCTTTCGGGTTTGCTGTGTGCGGCTGTATGCGACTTACCAAGTCTTCCAGGGAGCTTTGCCTGATTGCCAGAGCTCTTCCAGATGCTGTTTGTCACGCAGTGTATCCATGGCCTGCCAGAAACCGTGGTGGTAATAAGCACGTACTTGATCCTGCGCCACCAGCGTTTCAATCGGCTCGCGTTCAAACATCTGCGCATCGTCCGTGACGGAATCCAGAGCAGATGGTTCCAGTACAAAGAAGCCGCCATTGATCCAGCCACCTTCGCCGGAAGGCTTCTCGTGGAATGCAGTGATCTGCGTTCCATTCAAACCGAGTGCGCCAAAACGCGCAACGGGGCGCACAGTAGTTAGTGTGGCTAACTTTCCATGGCTCTTGTGAAATGCAATGGACGCTGTGATATCCACATCCGCAACGCCGTCTCCGTAAGTCATACAGAACGGCTCATCAGGATTGAGATATTTTTTAACTCGCTTCAGTCGGCCACCGGTGCCT is a genomic window containing:
- a CDS encoding carbohydrate kinase family protein, with the protein product MSNKRFDVAIAGEINLDLVLYGLPEVMPCERELLADNFAMTLGSSSAILAHNLSTLGISVTMATLVGSDPLGEIALQRLREAHVDLGGVRHTDVCSTGVTLMLPHGKERHTLTYPGTMAKMSLADLDLDYLSNAHHFHLSSLYLQTALRLDVPELFRRMKSAGLTTSLDTNDDPDDRWEDLLDTVLPLVDIFMPNEDEARRMTRTTSAEAAIEILGNIVPLVAVKCGSRGALVRSAGVVQEIAPVPVTPVDTVGAGDSFNTGFLFGYLRGMSPAAAARCGNICGALSTQRSGGTEAFRDKALLDSFLAAQGGLAQA
- a CDS encoding SIS domain-containing protein, translated to MSSGSNASSWSQSSTITELLQRAEQKDGLRDTLREILQQPETWRETVSRVKAALPHYTAVLDGLQAVLLTGSGSSEYAAECARTAFQRLFPITAQSIGSGALLTDSISVLPQSRPALMIHFARSGDSPESAGALKAMLHDDERIRQLAITCNAEGKLAKTAARDGRLKALTLDARTNDRSLVMTSSFTNMVLAAIGMASHADAEAYVSSAEKLATAAETILTTAFESFYTSSLQTCSRVFYLADPATFGAAREAALKMTEMTAGRVMTVAETYLGLRHGPMSAIHKDALIVCFLSAEPLVRAYEEDLIRELNAKELGAAKIFIGSSVPRELVHKEDIVIESEVFSQISVAFHSLLHVAAGQVLAFYRCLHEGLKPDAPSESGVINRVVQKFQLHGAAAEQS
- a CDS encoding amidohydrolase family protein, translated to MTEQDKFVALVSATAEVSLPLGEFQPKSALVTPDNTPLMPRFPVIDYHNHLDSMQPEDVLRIMDSCGVEHIINITMKVGDEAIAILDRYHSASPRFSSIGWMDWSGVERDDFVNVTADRLKRLVDHGIVGIKFWKDMGLTIRGKDGNLLRIDDERWIPIFEECEKLQLPVMFHTADPTAFFDPIDRFNERYEELAAHPDWGFSDSPVPKRALLEQRNRVIARHPGITFVGAHCAESSEDLGYLCEQMDALPNLMVDISARASELGRQPFRAREFFLKYADRILFGSDLLPETEMYRLYYRMLETADEYFPYPSHASRQGRWNIYGLSLPDDVLRKVYRENALKLLPKVS
- a CDS encoding diphosphate--fructose-6-phosphate 1-phosphotransferase, which produces MHTDGLMIVQGGGPTAVFNASLAGIVAEAQQLRFSSIYGARFGMKGLSCGDVINLTSLTPDALEGIRLSPGASLGTSRFKPSGEDLDRCIQVLQSHGIGHMIFLGGNGTMSGAQRFQEYCASRGLALQVMGAPKTIDNDINATDRCPGFGSAARYVAQSMVDLSMDLQSLPQPVSIMETLGRDVGWLAAASVLAKQHSDDAPHIVCIPEIPFVMDDFLQRVDATVKRIGWASAVVSEGTCYADGTPVFEQVPPSGGKIPLRPLIGGVAQHLAGLLAERLGLRCRNEKPGLIARSASPYVSLQDRADAELTGRECVRALAAGASGYMVSLCSVGSDPAFELIPLTEVAGQHRAIPKEWLRHDGLAVNDAFLEYARPIVGPLQRYPASLSGHPAQ
- the rfbG gene encoding CDP-glucose 4,6-dehydratase yields the protein MTASSKWAGRRVFLTGHTGFKGGWLALWLTRLGANVRGYALDPYTNPSLLEAARIPSRVEDVRGDLRNGAQLEKAVTEFQPEVVFHLAAQPLVRASYVDPIGTYETNVIGTARLLDAVRRTPSVRAVVSVTTDKCYENKEWHWGYRETDPLGGYDPYSSSKACAEIVSAAYRQSYFPVEKWSEHRVAIATARAGNVIGGGDWSDNRLIPDLVRGFLKGEPVLIRRPHAIRPWQHVMEPLAGYIRLAEHLLQPDATRYATSYNFGPSDDDARPVSWIADHLAKTWSNDARWVLDQDAGVHEAGYLKLDSSRARAELGWRPRLHLADALDWTLDWFRAHAAGEDMQQYTLQQIEAYEAL
- the rfbF gene encoding glucose-1-phosphate cytidylyltransferase, whose product is MKAVILAGGLGTRLAEETSVRPKPMVEIGGRPILWHIMKIYSQHGIHDFVICCGYKGYVIKEFFANYYLHTSDVTFDISQNKMTVHASVAEPWSVTLVDTGDATGTGGRLKRVKKYLNPDEPFCMTYGDGVADVDITASIAFHKSHGKLATLTTVRPVARFGALGLNGTQITAFHEKPSGEGGWINGGFFVLEPSALDSVTDDAQMFEREPIETLVAQDQVRAYYHHGFWQAMDTLRDKQHLEELWQSGKAPWKTW